The genomic window TCACTTCAGTACCAATTATTATTAGTAAGTTATGAAAAAACAGCGCAGTTGCAGGTGGGCGTGTCTGACACATACAAATAGTGCACTTTCACACCAATGCAcatagaaaaggaaaatgagTCGGCAAAATTAAACCTATTGAGGCATAGACAAACAtattgtaaaaaaaagaagtcgGAAATACTTGTAAACAAtgtgtacattttttttaatgcatgaagaaatattattttataactaGCAGTCCAACAGTCTGATTCCTtcataaatataacaaaaatatacattttactgtcagtttgtatatttttagaaatcGTTCAATATTTGCTTTACGTCACTCTGATTTTTGGGTTAACTTCTGGCGCTCGCCGGTTTGCAAATGAAGTCAATTAGACTGCCTTTTTATTGCGTTCCGTTCGTTGGTTTTGATTTGCCGGCAATCAGCGGCACGCCTCACCTCATAAAGGTGTATTTTGTGGGTTATAGGGTATGTTGCTATAGAGAACCGAATTGGCACTTGGTAATTTCAAGTtcaggcaaacaaaagcaagcGCAACAAACGAGCTTCAAGTAACAACTGAGAGCGGTGCCAGCAAATTCATTAAGCGAATGGTCGCCTGTTCACACAAAGCCGAAATGGTTGGTAACTGGAGCACGGCATCGACTTGGTACGTTAGAAAATAGTAGCAACTAGAAACGGGCCATGCAACATTGATAGCGGAAGGAAACGAGGCCACACTCAAAACGCAACGCAACAAAACACGGAGAAGTGTAACGAAATaatatgaataattaaaatgcccAACTAATTGTGCTGCTCTCTAAACCCCACACGCGGTACGTTGCAAACTAATAGGCTATGCAATCTAAACGGTAGGGTGAGCGATTTGGCCAGCAATTATTTAGCAGCCCTCCGAGAACTCAAGGCatttaaataatgcaaattgaaaagtgaaaaccgGAAAGTTCAGCATGTTTATATAAAGGCTCGATGAAAATCTTAAAGTTTTGCAATTGAAATGGGAATTTTATTGAcataaattaagaaattgtAAATGCAATATACTCATGAGCATACAGGTGCTTTCAAATCACCAGGAACTAATGGATACTCACAAGTGGCACATCTTTAtcattgttgttatttattgtaAGCCCTAACGttcaattgtaattgtttaaaaatacatacGTACAATTGTACACTTTAACCAAGAGCAAAATTAAttctaatatattttaaagccttaggtttttttctttcaacCTAAGGCTTTCTAATTGTCCAGAACTCACCAAATTGTCCGCAGACACTTAGTTAAAGTTAAGAGCACTGTGAAACCTTTTGTGCAACTGAGCcgaaaaatccaaaaaacGTAGTTTTGGAAAAGCTTAACATAAGTGAGCAGCGCAACGAGGCGTAGAGAAACCCATTTCGCACATTTATGGCCAATCGCTAGACAAATTGGCGATGCGATGCGGTAAGAGGCGCCAGTGAAGCGCAACGCACGTTCTCGAGCTTAGTCTTCAACACTGATTCAGAGGATCGTCACTGAAACCAAACAGCAAAGCATTTCCCCAAGTAATTCGGATATTTTGGTACAGGTttagggaattatttacaaatattaatattttagagCTAAAAGCTATCGTATATagtataatagattctatattatgtatataattatGTTCAATAGCATTTTCTTCCAGTGCACTTACCGACCGACGGATTGGAAAGCGGTTCTCACTGAGCGGTCGCTCGTTCTCCAAATTGCGCCGCATCGACGCATCTGGCGACTTGTACGGACGAGCGCTGCCGACGAGCAGCTGGCGCTGATTCGCGAGTTCCTTGGTGGATTTTGAGGGGTTGGGAGGCAGTACCCCCCGCTCTGCAGGAAGCTCCTTCTCCTCCccatgctgctgctcctcctccccAACCAGGTGCAAGTCCAAGTGAAGTTCTTCGTTTTGGCCGCCGGTTGCCAAGGAAGACGATTGTGTGGCGGGTTCATTGGACTCCGTGCACTCCTTAAACTCCTTGGCCCTGCGACATTGCACTTTGAAGTCGTCGGACTTTACTAGCTGGGCGGCGGGGCAGGGATTTTGGGTGGCCAGGCGCTGGCGCTCCTTTTGCAGTTGTTGGCGTTCCAGGGAAAGGAATTCTTGCAGATCCATTTCTAAATCAACAGATTGTGAAGAGCGTCATTAAAATAGACAAAGTACATGAGCCCATTGGCATTCGCCGAAACTCACCATAGTGCAAATTGCTCAAATTCGCTTTTGGACATTCATTCAATGCCAACGCAACAATGCTTGCTCTATTATTTACGCACTgtttaattggaaaaattaCGCGTTGCTTTCGAAAAAGTTGAATGTTTTCCGCGTTCTAATAATGCGGTGTGACCGCATCTTGGCTACCTGTTACTTCCCGCAACAGGCACACTAGCGCGTTATGCAGCGTCCAGAAAATGGTCACCCGACAGCGGTAAATTAACACACCGGAAACTGTTATTTCACTGTAAACTAACAGggaattaaaaacatattttaaaatgttattaaagtTAACAATGTTACATGAACAAGCTTTGAaagtagaaataaaatatagtacAAAAAACATTCAGCGCGTATTCCAAGACAAATAAGTCAGATATAAAAGTATATCTGTTCGCTcgcttttattaaatttcatagATTTGTTCAAGAAGGAAATACGTTAAAATTTCTTCGTTTCGTATCTAGTGATACAAACAATCTTTCCAAATATAATCacttatttagttttaatagTTAAATCGCTGCAATGGGTACCTTGGGCAACCAGTTCATCCTGTCGCGAGAGCGCCGCCGCTTCGGGAGGCAGTGCCTCTTCACGGACCGCAATGAGATGATCCTCAGTGTGCAGCCAAGTGGACGGCTGCGCCTTAAGTACATCCTGCGCAATCCGATAAACCAGCGGACGCAGCTGAGCGAACAGTATGCCGCCTCCTCGGCGTTGACCCACAACGTGACACTGGATTCCCATGGCTTGAATCACTACGAAGGCGGCTGGAACGTCAAGGAGGTGAACATTTTGGATGAGGAGTCCACACTGCGCTATCGCAAAAAGGTCGAGCGCGACGACTCCTGGGGCATCGAGGTGAACCAACTGATGCACGACGCAATGGACATCAGTTCGGCCAATAATGCAATCAACATCTACGAGGACTTCTTTGTGGATCTACCAGCCGATTTGGGTCATGGGATCAGCATGAAGATCGCGGCCAGGCTTATTCATGTCTTTCATGATCTGTGGATCCCGTCGCGTCAGCTGAAGGCGTGCGAGTGGCTTAACAACGACCCCAATCAGTTTCTCCTGTTTTTCACCAACACGCAGAGCCTGACACCGAACTACACAAAGCAGCTGAACACCCTGCCCGATTTTGGCAACGATAATCCGCATGCGTTCTACGTTTGGAACGTGGATGACGCCACCCGACCGGTGGCCCACTACGATTCCACGAGAGTCGTGCGGATTGCCAAGGTGTGCATCCGGGATGAGAGTTACATGGTGGGTGGACTCCAAGAGGGTCAGGTTGGCTTCTGGCTAACCGATAACCAGGGTGGGCCCAAGACCATTTGCCCCCTGGAGGCATGTCATCGCGAGGCCACCACCGCCATCTGCTGGGTGCACTCGAAGCTCAACACGGAGTTTTACTCGGGATCATTGGATGGGTCCGTCAAGTACTGGGATACCCGGAATCTTCTGATGCCGGTGCATGAGATACTGGCAGAACCGGATCCCCAGTCCATTCAAAATCGCCAAAATGCACATGGCGTTACTGTTCTCGAGTTCGAGTACACCATCCCAGTGCGCTACATCGTCTGCACGGATATGGGTTACTTGTTCGTCTGCAATCGCAAGGGCACGACTCCGCAGGAAACTATCGTTGCCTCCTATCAACTTTTTGTCGGTCCCATTCGCTGCGTAATGCGTAATCCATTCTTTGTGAAGAACTTCCTGGTGGTGGGCGATTGGCGGGTGCGGATCTGGTCGGAGGAGGTGAAGAACTGCCCCAGTACCTTCTACATCCGCCGGCCGAACCAGGTGTTGAGCGGTGCCTGGAGCACCGGACGCTGCTCGCTGTTCTGCATCGGCGACGACAAGGGCAACTTGGAGTTTTGGGACCTGCTAATGTCTCACACTCGTCCAATTCTCACCATCAAATACAAGTACCCCGTCACCCATCTGATATTCAAGCCGGATGGATGCATACTAACCGTGAGCCTGGCCAACGGAGATTGTCTGATGCTCCGCTTGGAGGAGGGTATGCGAACCGCCACCGTCAAGGAGAAGTCCCTCATGATGTCGGTGAGTGGTCGTAATCTGTTCCAAAGAAGGTCatgttttcttatttatttctttaaagaGCAGATGTTTGAACGGGAGATACAGCGTTGCAAACTTCTGGAAGCTCGCGAGGAGGAAATTAAGTTGAAGAAGCGCCTGACCACCATTTTTATGGAGGAGGAGCGCAAGTCCAGGGAAAAGCTGGAggccaagaagaagaagggcCAGGCCAAGCGGGAAATGGAGCCGAAGCCCGAGGACGAAGCGACCATCTTCCTCAGGATGATCGAGAGCGATGCGGAATTCAGCAAGGCTCTTCTGGAGTTCAACGAAGCCATTGAAAACATCACCTTACAGCGTGCCAAGCGCACTTTCGCCATGGAGCGCACTGTATTCGAAACGAATTACCCCATCTCTCAGGAATagggaatatatatttttgagtTCCTTATTGTACATTAGCTAGCACTTTCTTACAGCATTATATAgccaatatatgtatgcattttaataaaagcaatgtgaataaaaaatttgagaGCTTTTAACTTAGAATGGCTGACTATAAGTTTTGAATGTAGTTTTAGAATATCCACATGGTCGAAGATATCGCAAAAGAGTTCATGAGATTTTAGTTAGCAAAGTAAAAGGTATTTTCAGGGATGCTATGAATTGatataaattttcaaaaaaaggAGGCTAAGCTAAGtacatcaattaaaaaaaagagagacaAAGGGCAGTCAGTACAAGACATTCAGAGATAGTTTTCATACAATTTTTTCACATCTTAAGCCCAGACTCTGGAATTGGAAGCAACACGATGGCGGACAACTCCAAGGCCGTGGAACATGCCACCAGCTGGTACTCCAGCTTATACAATTCCATTAAACAAACGCCCATCAATGTCACTCTTCTGATTATATCGACCATCGTGTTCTACAAGGTGGCGAGTATTAGCCGACGTCTGAGTCGACATCGTAAGGATCGGGATCAGGCCAAGGCACCAGGTGCAGTTGACTTCTGTGAGGATGATGGCCAGGAGAAGGCGGATGTGGATCTTCCGCCACTGCGGCAGGACTTTACGGTTCCGGAACTTCGGGAATATGACGGCACCCGTGCGGATGGTCGCATTCTGGTGGCCGTCAACTTTAATATTTACGATGTGTCGCGATCCGTGCATTACTATGGACGAAATGGCGTTAATCCAAACTATGCCGGTCGGGATATTTCGCGGCATTTGATCAATTTACCGGCGAACTTGAATGCCAGCGGGGATTTTGATGATTTAAGTGACCTCTCAAACAGCCAAATGAACACTTTGCAGGAGTGGGAACAGCAGTATAATGAAAAGTACCCGTTTGTTGGAAAACTTATGGAGGAACAACACATGAATTATACCAACGAGGCGGATTTGGAGTTGGATACAGCGGATTATATATGACTTTCTTTCCAAATGATGTGCGCATTGATCCAATAATAGTAGTATccataataaaaataatgtaagcCCAGAAAATCtgtaagtttttattttaacgaTTTAGGAATTTGTGTTCATTAATCTACATTACtaacaataataatacttaaaaacttttttattttcgaattttgtGCGCCTAACAGCCCGCAGTTAACAGCACCACAACGGCACGTGTTGGTATTTTTTAAGTCATTTCGTCCGACCGTGGCAGCCACACTAATTTGGCTCTGCTTTGCGTTTCCACTTccgttttcttttcttttcgtgTTTCTACGCCAGCAAGATGAAGTACGTTAATGAAAAGCGTTGAAATGCTCGGTTATTGTGGTATTCAGCATTTCCTAACCCCATTTTGGCAATTGTAAACAGAGCCCCTGCTAATGAGAATGTTTGTATTTGCAGAATTGGCTTGTGCGCATTCAGCGGGTACAAAATCTACCCCGGTCATGGCAAGACCATGGTCAAGATCGATGGCAAGGTGAGTTTCCGGCGCAGATGCTCTACCCATGGAGGACGGATAATGAACTTTGATTACTCTTGCAGTCCTTCACCTTCCTGGACAAGAAGTGCGAGCGCTCCTACCTGATGAAGCGCAATCCCCGCAAGGTTACGTGGACCGTGCTGTACCGCCGGAAGCACCGCAAGGGAATCGAGGAGGAGGCCTCCAAGAAGCGCACTCGCCGCACCCAGAAGTTCCAGCGCGCCATCGTCGGCGCCTCGCTGGCCGAGATCCTGGCCAAGCGCAACATGAAGCCGGAGGTGCGCAAGGCGCAGCGCGACCAGGCCATCAAGGTGGCCAAGGAGCAGAAGCGTGCCGTCAAGGCCGCCAAGAAGGCTGCTGCCCCCGCTCCCGCCAAGAAGTCCGCTCCCAAGCAGAAGGCCGCCAAGGTCACGCAGAAGGCTGCTCCCCGCGTCGGAGGCAAGCGGTAAACACCTTTCGCCGGTAGTGATGTGCTAAAGTTAGTCCAGGATTTAAGGAACCACTCgtgaattgaaaattaaacaaacgCCGCGAATGCGAATTCGTGGTGACCAAAAAAACCTGTCGCGTGTTTTTAATCAAGCTTGGCTTGCGGTATGGAAACTACACAAGAAAAGAATATTGTGTACGTCATGAATCAATGACTTAACTTTACCCATCAGTTTTGACCAGATGTCGGAGTTTTAAATTGTCATATTTATTAAACGGCAAATATATACCTTCATATCATAGCTGAGATATAAGCCTAgacttttatttttccagACCCATTAGGAACACTTGAATGTTCGAAGTCAGATTTAAAGAACAAAGATCGcgaaaaaatgttaaacatCCAAAAATTGCTGATTAAAACAACTTTATTAGAAGCACATACCACAATAGCTCCACATCAGTTAGTTGACTTACATTTAATTATCAACGTATGAAACATACAAAAGTAATAGGTTGGTCAGGACATAATCACTTAAATACTAAGAGCTTTAATTATGTTTCCGGTATCTAGAACAATTATGATAAAAAATCAACCGATCAAAGTAATCATTGAAATTTGATCTTGCAATGTGAGACAGGTGATTATATTAGTGCATCCTAAACTAGTCTTGACAAGGTAATCAATGATTgatctttaaataaattcagtGCTGTATTTTTTTATGCCAATGAAGTTGGTGAGCCTGCCTATAGCGTGGCCATGCACTTGAACGTAGGTCTGCATGGGATCGTAGAGCTCCGTGACTGGCTGCTCATCACCGTCTTCATGTTCATCATCCAGCAGCGATTCCACGTGCACTTTGTGAGGTCGCATCTCCATTAGTTGTACGCAACCGAGATCGTGCAGAAGCTCCAGCAGGAACATTACGTCCACAGGCACCAAGTGCAAGAACCTGAGAAACAAGCTGTGCACGGTGCAGCCGACACGAGAGATGCACTCGCTGAGAACGGCGCCCAGCCAGCGGTCGAGGACGCGTCGATTGAGGGATGCATTTACGCGGATCCAAGGCTGCGGTCGCATGGCAATTGCATCCCGTGAAGCTTCCAGAGTGGTATTAGCCACTTCGAGGGAGGGTTCCTTTCGTGTAATCCTCTTTGGTCGCTTGGCAGCAGATCCTCCCGCCTCGTCACTCTCACTTTCTGTGCTCAGTTGCTCCATGAGTTTAACCTTCTTTTCTGGAACAGAGCTAGCCGTCTCCTGAGCCTCCAGTTTGCGCTTGTGACCCACGACGGCTAGGAGTGTTCCAGGTGCAGCCGCCACCGTGGTCTGCACTTTTTCTCGCTCCAATCTCTTGATGTGGAACGTGTGCACCACCCAATTGCGGATGTGGTTTTTATGAACATACATGACACTAACTATGCCCACTCGTTTGATTAGATTGTGGTCAGCTAGTAGATGGAGAGTTTCCAACAGGAAATCTCCCAGGGGAAATATCCTCCTCAACTCCAGGCCCTTCACACCGAGTGAATGCTTTTCAATGTGACAGAGTATGTCCTCCATGTGGCGGATGGCACGGTCATCGAATCCACTCTCGTGCAGCTTAGGCCTAAGGCTTTCAAAGCTGTTCTCCGTGTACTGCCAGTAGGTGGTTCTGTAAGTAAACCAAAATAAAGTGTTTAGGGGTAATTCGAGAAAGTTTCTAGTTAAGACATACTTAAGAACCTTGTCGAGAACCGAAGTACGCAGGCTGTCAATTGTCTGTTTGGTTTCCGGCTGTTCCACAACCTTCATTCCAATGGTGGGTAGATGAACTACAAACACATCCTGCGCTCGAGCACGCTCTTCCTTGTTCAGTGCAGGTTCGTACTCCTGAACGCGATCCGCCTCCCATGCATGTGGCTCATCATCAAGCAGTTCAGCACAAATTGAACGCCAGTCGGTGAGCTTGTGCTGTGTTCGTTCCTCTAGCGTCTTACCCAAATCCTTAAGCTCCGTCGTTCGTTGTTTTTGTCGCCAGAACGCCTCCAGTTGCTGGGCGAACGGCAGAAGATTGGCGTTGGTCACTGTGAGGGGTGTTCCCGCTGGATGCGATTCCAGTACGAACTGCTGCGATGGTAAAGCATCGGCCACCAGTTGCCGGAGAATGGGTCGCTGCTCGTGGGCAATCCGCTCGACGGCGTTTAAATAGTTGCCACTGCGCATAATGCAGTTGGCGAAGGGACAGTCGAACTGCTCCAAACGCGACTGGCTTAAAGTGATGGCCTCGCCCAAAGCATCCAGTGCACAGAAGAAATGCATAGCACGCAGCTGCAGTTTGGAGAGCTGGTTATAAGCAGAAGTCGGGAGGCGAAAGCTCAGGTTGGCCGGATGAAAACGCACACGCGACGCTTGGCGTCCACTGCACTCGCCCTCCAACCGCTTAGAGTACTCGGTTTGCGGGGCGTTGTCGAAGATGCAGCTGTAGTGATCCAGAATTCGATCTGAGTGGCAACCACTCTGCCTGCCCATGGTGGTGGTGTCCACGGTCAGGATATTTGTGGGCAGCTGAAGTGAAAGACGTAGCCTGTTTTCCGACAACCACTCGCCCATCACAAGGAGTTGGCCGAAATGCGGCGAGGATAGCTGTTGCTCCTGGTCTGCCCGCAGCTTTTGGTCCAATGCAAAGAAGCTGTCGTAGAGGAAGTGCGTCAGCTTGGTGTAGATTAGGCGGTACTTGTACTTTGAGCTCAGCAAATGACCAGGTCCGGAGATTTGGCGGCTGGCAGCCGACTGAATGTTTCGCCTCTTCACCGCAACTAGCAACGAATCTGCACGCGCTTTGTTGAAGGCTGAGTTAAGCACCTCCTCGGAGAAGTGCTTGTAGATCTCGAAAGTCTGCAGGTTCAGCAGCGTCTTATCCTTGGCGCAGCATATGTTGCTGTGCAACACGCCATGAGCGACGGCCACCTGTAGATCCGTCTCCGAAGCGGGGTCCTGGAATAGCAGTTGCTGCTCCTCGTGCGCCGATCGACACTCGCGTAGTTGGCTGCCAAAGGCGTCCAAGGAGTCGGGCAGCAAAAACTGGCGACTAACAGAACCTTGCTGGATTCAAGAAAGATTAAAAAGTATGTACACCAAGTGCTGCTTTTATTTAACTTACAGATTTCGCAATCATTCGCTGCAGTTTGGCCATCATTAGGGCAAAGTGAGTCATAAGCGCGTTTTGGAAATCGGTCTTATTGGGATAATCTCGCTTCAGCTGGCTCAGAAATCGTTCGTTGTACACCGTGTTGAACTGTGGCTGCGTTTGCATTGCGTAGATCCAGCTGGGCACGTCCGGAATGTCGCGCTTCATCTTCACCATAAACTGAACGCGGCGCACGCAGGCCTGAGTTGTCTTGTTGCAGATGCCCAGCCAGCGGCGAATCAAATCGCGGCAGACAACAGCCAAGTCGCACAAGGCCAAGGTCATTGTGGGTGCATCAATGAACATGTAAACGGCCCGGCCCATCTTGAGCAAACGATCCTCCTCTGGCGCCCATTTAACGCGCAATGTTCGCATATTCCTCAGGGCATCCCGGTCAATGTCGTCTCGGGGGCCGGAGGACTTCTTTAAGGTTTTGCCGGAGGATAGCTCGCGTGCTTTGCGTACCGCTAGTCGGGGACCAATCTTCAAGCGCGTGATTACAGCTCGCTTCCGGACTGTCCTCTTTGCCTTTTCCCTTGCTGCATTTGACTTTCCACCATTCTGGCGCTGCACCCACGACCAGTGGCGGAACTGGTGGGCAAACAAATGGGAGCTCAATCCAGCGGCTCCCAGGTGATCACCAGGCACTGTTCCGTTGTCCAGCTCAACGGCCTGTTTGAACTCCACCGTGGGCTGGAAGACCAGAACCTTCAAACGCGCCGGTAGACTTCTCTGCGTGCTTAACGATTTGCGGTATCCCAGCTTCGTGTAAATGCAGATGTGCTGCAGCTTGGCCCAGTAGTTGCCCAGTTGTTCCACGCTGGAGAACTCAAAGTTAAGCTTTGTATACGAGCGATCGGCGCTCACTTGCATGTAGTTGTGCTCTGTGCTGGAAGTCGTATCCAGCAAACTTGTTCGCTGATTGAGGAACACCCAGCGGTGCAGGGAGTCACGACCTAACTTCTGCTCGCTTACCTAAATAcgaataattttaataaatggAATTAAGCGAAAGAATAATACAATTTCCCACCTGTATTAGACCCATATTGTTGAGAAGTCGCAGAGTGCCCACGTAAAGCTGCTGCAACTTCAAACGTGGCACAATGGTCTCCAGCTTGAGCTGGGACAGCAGGTAGTGCTGACGGATGGGATGCTGAAGCTGCAGACGCAACTCGTCGCTGGCTTCACGCTCGATGCGACAGATGCGCAGAAAGAGCGAGAGCGGCATTCTGTCCATGGCATCCATAAAGTAAAGCCAGCCAGATGGTTTGTCTGCGTAGCGCGGCAACGGCGGTATAAACGTGCGCCAACCTATGTCCTCAGAGTAGGGCTGAACCTTTACTTCATCCGCCTGCCACTCGTCGAAGAACTGGCGCGGTTGCAGTGCCGGTTCTGACTTCTGCCATTGCTGCACAAGCTCGGCGGTCATGGGTAGGGGCTTCTGTTCCGGCGACAGCTCATGGTGCAAATAGTAGAGGAATTCGTGCAATGTCCTCGCCAACAGAAGTTTGGGTGCCTGCGTTTTGAAGACTACACTTGAACGCTCCGGCGTCAGTTTTCGACGAGCGAGTAATTCCTTGCGCTCCTTGGGAGGCATCTGTGATGGGCGCTTCAACCGCTCCTCAGTGATCAAGTGGAAGTTACTCTTGAGCTTGACAATCTCGCGTTTCATGACCGCGTGATCAAGACCGATTTTCGGGTGTGTGGCGAAACGGTAGACGCGAACGCGTTGATTGTAGTGTAGGGTGATCTCGAACACGTTTATAACATTTTCTTCAACCATAGGACGCAGAAGGCGCATCAAAGAGCGGCGGCATAGGCTATCCTTAAAGCCGGCCTGCCGCTCCGTTTCCTGGATAGATCTTAACACCCGGGGCAGGGGCACCAGGCAGTTCTGGTCGATCTGGCGCACAATCATTTTCTGGCGGTTGATTTGGCGCTGTGTCTGATTGGCCGCTCGGGTCTTCTTAATTTTGAACGCTATGGGTCGGGCATTCGTCACGATCTCGGGTAAGTCCTTCAGCAGAACATCAGTGCTTTCGGTAATATTCTAGGTCAAAcagtataaaatataaaaataagaacCATCCtcatttataatatattaatacttACCGGCTCATCCTTACACCTAATCTCCAGTGCCTTTTTCTTGATCTCGTCCTCTTTTGTAAGATCCCCCAAGTGTCCTACGGCCACAAAGCGGAACTGCCGGCTCTTTCCCACCTGCTCCGAGTACTCTTTTACCAGGCCGTGTTTTTTTACTCGTTTAATGAAGTGTCGCATTGAGGTGGCGTTGATGCCAGTGTAATGACACAACTCGTTGCTATTAAGACCCCGTTTGCCGAATTTCGCCACTGCGCGGAAAACTTCCTCCTCCGGAGGCATATCAAGAAAGCAGTGGCCCAGATCCAAGAACTCGGATGCCTGATTCTCCTCGCTTTCGTCATCCTTGTACAGATCCTTCAGTTGCATATTAGGATTGCGCAGTTGTATCACTGTCACCTTACGTGTGGTTGCTTTGGACTGCTTTCCCGACTTGGTCAGTGGCGCAACAGGCCTTTCCACTTGCTTAGTCTCGAAGAACTTACGAAAGGCGTGGGTCACCAGTAGCTTCTTCGTCTTAAAATTCGTAGGACGGCCTAGTAGTTCGGTTATTTCGGTCACGGGTACCTGGCGGCTTGGCGTACGCATTATTTCCAGGTATAGCTTTTCCAGATTTTCCTGAGAGTGGTTCTTGTAGATGCGGTAGAAGCGCGGTAGCATCAGCAGCGAAGAGACCAGGATGCGCCCCTTGTTCATTTCGTTATAGTTCTGGGCAATAATTAGCTGCAGATTTATCAACTTGTTTCTGTAAAGTACGTACTTTTAAGtagtaaatataatataattatagtTATTGAAACTCACTTGATATAGAAGAGAATTCCTGTGTCCTTGCTGTAGTTTATAAGAGACCAAGGGCCTGCGGTCGTGTGTCCGCTGTACCGAGAGCGTCCGATGGCCTCCAGGAAGATGTAGTTGGGCAGTGGCAGATTCTTGGGCATCATTAGGCTTTCGGGTGTGAGTGCTGTCTCCCTTAGCTCTTGGGAGGCCACCACTACGAGCCTGCCGGCCCACTGTTCCGTGGCTTGAGCCGCATTAAGAGAAAGCAGATCGCTGGAAGGGATTGGCTTGCGGGTCTTGAAGTCGTTGCAGTTACCCTTGATGTCGCCCTCTTGCACATACGCGGCCGGGAACAACATGTAGGGACACTGCTCGGGCACCACTGGCAATCCCAGCTGCTCGTCGATGTCGTTGAGGCGATCATAGTAGGGCATTAGTGGTCTGTCCGCCGGCAGTTCAAAGAACTCGATCTTGTGGGACGGAGTGCGCAGCAGCAAGGTCCACGTCTGA from Drosophila yakuba strain Tai18E2 chromosome 2L, Prin_Dyak_Tai18E2_2.1, whole genome shotgun sequence includes these protein-coding regions:
- the LOC6527503 gene encoding general transcription factor 3C polypeptide 1 isoform X1 encodes the protein MSASSGGSWIHAIYDEVALEGLEGVTLPYLWDLLARRLDFFPSPLPDRIRDQTWTLLLRTPSHKIEFFELPADRPLMPYYDRLNDIDEQLGLPVVPEQCPYMLFPAAYVQEGDIKGNCNDFKTRKPIPSSDLLSLNAAQATEQWAGRLVVVASQELRETALTPESLMMPKNLPLPNYIFLEAIGRSRYSGHTTAGPWSLINYSKDTGILFYIKNKLINLQLIIAQNYNEMNKGRILVSSLLMLPRFYRIYKNHSQENLEKLYLEIMRTPSRQVPVTEITELLGRPTNFKTKKLLVTHAFRKFFETKQVERPVAPLTKSGKQSKATTRKVTVIQLRNPNMQLKDLYKDDESEENQASEFLDLGHCFLDMPPEEEVFRAVAKFGKRGLNSNELCHYTGINATSMRHFIKRVKKHGLVKEYSEQVGKSRQFRFVAVGHLGDLTKEDEIKKKALEIRCKDEPNITESTDVLLKDLPEIVTNARPIAFKIKKTRAANQTQRQINRQKMIVRQIDQNCLVPLPRVLRSIQETERQAGFKDSLCRRSLMRLLRPMVEENVINVFEITLHYNQRVRVYRFATHPKIGLDHAVMKREIVKLKSNFHLITEERLKRPSQMPPKERKELLARRKLTPERSSVVFKTQAPKLLLARTLHEFLYYLHHELSPEQKPLPMTAELVQQWQKSEPALQPRQFFDEWQADEVKVQPYSEDIGWRTFIPPLPRYADKPSGWLYFMDAMDRMPLSLFLRICRIEREASDELRLQLQHPIRQHYLLSQLKLETIVPRLKLQQLYVGTLRLLNNMGLIQVSEQKLGRDSLHRWVFLNQRTSLLDTTSSTEHNYMQVSADRSYTKLNFEFSSVEQLGNYWAKLQHICIYTKLGYRKSLSTQRSLPARLKVLVFQPTVEFKQAVELDNGTVPGDHLGAAGLSSHLFAHQFRHWSWVQRQNGGKSNAAREKAKRTVRKRAVITRLKIGPRLAVRKARELSSGKTLKKSSGPRDDIDRDALRNMRTLRVKWAPEEDRLLKMGRAVYMFIDAPTMTLALCDLAVVCRDLIRRWLGICNKTTQACVRRVQFMVKMKRDIPDVPSWIYAMQTQPQFNTVYNERFLSQLKRDYPNKTDFQNALMTHFALMMAKLQRMIAKSQGSVSRQFLLPDSLDAFGSQLRECRSAHEEQQLLFQDPASETDLQVAVAHGVLHSNICCAKDKTLLNLQTFEIYKHFSEEVLNSAFNKARADSLLVAVKRRNIQSAASRQISGPGHLLSSKYKYRLIYTKLTHFLYDSFFALDQKLRADQEQQLSSPHFGQLLVMGEWLSENRLRLSLQLPTNILTVDTTTMGRQSGCHSDRILDHYSCIFDNAPQTEYSKRLEGECSGRQASRVRFHPANLSFRLPTSAYNQLSKLQLRAMHFFCALDALGEAITLSQSRLEQFDCPFANCIMRSGNYLNAVERIAHEQRPILRQLVADALPSQQFVLESHPAGTPLTVTNANLLPFAQQLEAFWRQKQRTTELKDLGKTLEERTQHKLTDWRSICAELLDDEPHAWEADRVQEYEPALNKEERARAQDVFVVHLPTIGMKVVEQPETKQTIDSLRTSVLDKVLKTTYWQYTENSFESLRPKLHESGFDDRAIRHMEDILCHIEKHSLGVKGLELRRIFPLGDFLLETLHLLADHNLIKRVGIVSVMYVHKNHIRNWVVHTFHIKRLEREKVQTTVAAAPGTLLAVVGHKRKLEAQETASSVPEKKVKLMEQLSTESESDEAGGSAAKRPKRITRKEPSLEVANTTLEASRDAIAMRPQPWIRVNASLNRRVLDRWLGAVLSECISRVGCTVHSLFLRFLHLVPVDVMFLLELLHDLGCVQLMEMRPHKVHVESLLDDEHEDGDEQPVTELYDPMQTYVQVHGHAIGRLTNFIGIKKYSTEFI